The following nucleotide sequence is from candidate division WOR-1 bacterium RIFOXYB2_FULL_36_35.
CTTTCAATCCCTTGCTGCAGCAAGGCCTTTAGGCATAGGAGAAGCTGTCTCTGCCATATCAGATGTTGATTCTGCATATTACAATCCAGGCTGTCTTGCATGGTCCAAAGGAATTTCCATAAATTTAAAGGACTTAAATAACATATCCGCGGCACAATCTTTTACCATAGGAGAAGATACAAACCTTGGATTAGCCTTTAGCACTACAAAGACTTCAAACATAAACCTTTCAAGCGGAGGAACAGCTACTGTCTCCAGAAATATCGTAGCAGTCAGTTTTGCCGTAAACTTAGCAACGATGCCTCTAATTTCAAATTATCCTATTTCTAAATCGATAGATACAGGTATATCTTTTAAAATGCTATTAAACGGAAGCATTTCACAGACGGGATTAACAGATCAAACAGGATCAGGATATGATATAGATGCAGGCCTTTATTACAAACATCTTCCATGGTTATCTTTTGGAGTATCAGGGCACAATGTCCTCCCTAAAAACATCCTGGGGGGAGGGGTTATAACATGGAAAGGGATAGAAGGGAATGAATCAATCCCTGCAATCTTCAAAACCGGCGTCGCCGCTAAAATTATAGGAGATTTGCGTTCTCCTATTTACATGGAAAATAAGGAGCTAATCATTTCCTGCGACATAGAAAAACCTTTGACAGGCAATTTTATCTACCATCTTGGAGGAGAGTTCGCTTTTGAAAACAATCTTTTTGCAAGAGCCGGAGTTTCAACTTTAAGAAATGGAGAGGTAAACTTAAGCTGCGGCGGCGGAGTAAAGTTTGAGGGGTGGGGAGGAAATGTTTCATATAATACCAAAGATAACGTAACCCAAGCAGGAGTGTTATATTTGAACTTTTTATACTACCCCAAAGAATGGGGCTTTATCTCAGATCCGATAATAAGCTTATACCCGGCAGATGAAACATCAACTTACAAAACAACTCAAATTGTATCAGGAGAGGTAAAACCAGAAACAAAGTTAAAAATAAACGGAGTCTCTATAGAAACCGATGAAAATAATAACTTTAGCACAACTGTAAACCTTGAACATGGAACGAATATAATCGTAGTGGAAAGCGCTTATAAAGGAAATGACTCAACTAGAATAATCAGCGTCAATTTAAAAAAGCCGCCGGAGAATCCATTTGAAAATATCAACATATATGACAATCCGACTTTTGAATATAACGAAACAGAAACTACAGTAGTCGGCAAACTAAAAGATGGAGCTACCGCAATGGCTATTAATGGAACTCCCGTATCAATAACAGATCTAAACTTTGATACAAATATAAATTTAATAACCGGAGAAAATCATGTAGATACAACTGTATATTTTGAAGACCAGCCCGTACAAACTGGATTCACTCTATATCGCAAAGAAAAGCCAAAGCCTGTGGCCGTATATAAGCCTAAACCAAAACAGGAACCTAAACCGGTTGTAACTCCTAAGCCAAAGCCTAAGGTTATACCGAAAGCCAAACCAAAAACCCAAAAACACGTAAAACAAGTCGTAAGAAAACCGATAAAAATTAATTATCAGAAAGTAAAACAAATTATCAAAGCAAAAACAGGAATTACTATAAAAGGAGAAGCAAAGCTCAAGCTCCCCGGTTACTTCGCAGTATACGTCTTGGGAGGAGAACAATATATCGCCCTCAAAAACATAGGGAGCGGTTTTATCTCCATTGATTACTACAATGCCCTTTCCAATAAATGGAAAGTTATCGATGTAATAACATACTCAGAATTATTGACATTTAACTAATTTATACCTAGGGCTTGTTGCGTAATGACAGTTTTTACAATTTGTCATCCCCGCTTTCGCGGGGATCCATCAAAACCTCACCCGACGAAATCCCATCGTTTCACATCAAAAAAACAACTAAAATTCGTCTCTCAACGAGAGGAGAATACTGGCACGAAAATTGCTTATAAATAATAAAAAATCAATATCCATAAGGAGAGAAAAATGATAAAGCAAAAAATTTTAATCATAGATGACGAAAAAGATATGCGGGAGACAATAAAATCAATTCTTAATAAAAAGTATATTATATACACTGCCTCTTCAGGACAAGAGGGTCTTGATTTAATCGAAAAAGAATCTTTTGATGCCATATTGCTTGATATAAGAATGCCAAATATGGATGGGATTGAAGTACTAAAAAACATTAAAGACATAGACAAAACAATCCCTGTAATTATGATCACCGCAAGTCTAGATATAAAATCAGCCGTAGAATGCATGAAACTTAGCGCGGAAGATTATATAAATAAACCGTTCGAAGTTGATGAACTTTTAACAATCTTAAAAAAATCTCTTGAAAAAAGAAAAATTATCCAGGAAAATTTATATTTAAAGCAGGTCCTTCTGGAATCTAATAAACTCGGGGATTTAATAGGAGAAAACCAACAAATAAAAAACATCAAAGAATTACTAAAAACTGTGGCCCCAACAGACAGTACCATATTAATAACAGGAGAATCTGGCACAGGAAAAGAGGTTGCAGCAAGAACCATTCATAATTTAAGTTTTCGAAAAAATAAACCTTTCATTACAATTAATTGCGCCGCAATACCGGAAAACCTGCTTGAATCCGAATTGTTTGGACATGAAAGAGGCGCTTTTACAGGTGCGATAGAACGAAAATCAGGTAAATTTGAGCTTGCGGATCAGGGGACTCTTTTTCTTGATGAAATAGGGTGCATGAGCCCTTCCATGCAAAGTAAATTATTAAGAGTTTTGGAAGACAAAAAATTTGAGAGGCTTGGAGGAACATCCCAGGTTGAGGTAGATGTTAGAATCATTACCGCAACAAATATAAATTTTGAAAAACAGATAACAGAAGGCAAGTTTCGTGAAGATTTATATTATAGAATCAATGTTGTTCCGGTAAAGATGCCCAGTCTTAGGAATAGAAAAGATGATCTCCCTGTTTTTATCTCTTTTTTTATAAACAAATTCAACAAAGAATTCAACAAAAATATAAGAGGGATAACGCCAAAAGCCCTGACAAAATTGCACTCCTATGATTTTCCGGGAAATGTACGCGAGTTACAAAACATAATAGAAAGAGCTATTGTAATCTCAAAAAATGAGTTTATAGACGAAGAACAATTATTCGGTTTAAAAAATCAACAAAATCATACATTCAACACAATTGGAAATTTAAAAAAAGATTGTGAATCTTATGAAAAAAACCTGATATTAAGAACTTTAAAAGAGTACGGAGGAAACAAAACAAAAGCTGCTCAAAAACTCGGTGTTGCACGAACTACTCTATCATCAAAGATAAAAGTTCTGGAAATAAAAAACGTTCACCCCGATTAGGAAATCGGGGTTCACTGTGATGTTTTAATAAAAATCTCTTTTAATTGACGAGAATCAACAACATCCGGAGCCCCAGTCAAAGGGCATAACGCAGACTGTGTTTTTGGAAAAGCTATAACATCACGAATACTATCCATTCCTGCAAGCATCATAACCAGTCTGTCAAGTCCCAAAGCAATCCCACCATGGGGGGGAGCGCCATATTCTAATGCCTCCAACAAAAATCCAAACCTTCTCTGAGCTTCCTCTTCCTTAAAACCTAAAAGCCCAAAAACTTTTCTTTGAACATCCATTTTATGAATACGAATAGATCCCCCTCCCATTTCAACTCCATTTAAAACAAAATCATATGCCTGAGCTCTTAATTTTGATGGATCTTTTTTAAACTCTTCTTCAATATCATCAATTTTTCCGGAAGGAGCAGTAAAAGGATGATGCCTAGAAACCCATCTCTTTTCTATTTCTGAATACTCAAAAAGAGGGAAATCGACTATCCAAAGGAAATTAAATTTTCCTTCTTTTACAAGTTCAAGCCTCTTTGCAACTTCAAGTCTTATCGAACCAAGGACAGAACAAGCAACATCAAACTTATCTGCGGCAAACAAAAGAATATCCCCTTTGCCAGCCTGAGCTCTATCAAATATTTTCCCCAACTCTTCCTCTGAAAAGAATTTTGCTATAGGGGACTTAACGCCCTCTGAAGAGAGAGTCATCCACGCAAGACCCTTGGCGCCAAGTGTTTTGGCAAAAGCTTCAAGCTTTTCAAGATCGGTTCTTGATAAAAATGCCTCTCCCCCTTTTACGTTTATACATTTAACGACACCGCCAGAAGCTATAACTTTTGAAAAAATAGAAAGCTTACAATTTTCAACCAAATCAGAAATATCAACAAGCTCAAGACCAAATCGGGTATCCGGTTTATCTGATCCGTATCTATTCATCGCATCATGCCAGCTTAAACGGGGAAAAGGCAAAGATATTTGAGGAATATGTTTTCCGCGATACTGATCAATATCTTTGTGTAATGACTCCAGGGTATGATTAACCATAGATTCAAT
It contains:
- a CDS encoding aspartate--tRNA ligase, coding for MKRTYKNGDLRKEHIDQKVSLLGWVHRRRDHGGLIFIDLRDRSGLVQIVFKGEDTELLNDAERLRSEFVISVYGIVVPRSLDAINKNLKTGEIEVVVEKLEILNSSKTPPFEVADSTTEPDEMVRLKYRYIDLRKDKMRENLIFRHKIIKAMADYLDEKDFLEIETPFLTKSTPEGARDFLVPSRLNPGKFYALPQSPQLFKQLLMVSGMEKYFQVVRCFRDEDLRADRQPEFTQLDIEMSFVTVDDIINLIESMVNHTLESLHKDIDQYRGKHIPQISLPFPRLSWHDAMNRYGSDKPDTRFGLELVDISDLVENCKLSIFSKVIASGGVVKCINVKGGEAFLSRTDLEKLEAFAKTLGAKGLAWMTLSSEGVKSPIAKFFSEEELGKIFDRAQAGKGDILLFAADKFDVACSVLGSIRLEVAKRLELVKEGKFNFLWIVDFPLFEYSEIEKRWVSRHHPFTAPSGKIDDIEEEFKKDPSKLRAQAYDFVLNGVEMGGGSIRIHKMDVQRKVFGLLGFKEEEAQRRFGFLLEALEYGAPPHGGIALGLDRLVMMLAGMDSIRDVIAFPKTQSALCPLTGAPDVVDSRQLKEIFIKTSQ